The DNA segment CAGATCGCCACCTGCATGGCCTGCCCCAGGGCATCCGTCTCGGTGGGCAGGTCCAGCCCCTCGGCCTTGAGGGCATCCCGCAGTGCTTCCGGCAGCTTCACGGCTGGGAAGGCGGCGTAGACGCTGGGACTGGTGTGGCCGTCTGGGTATTCCAGTTCGGCTTCGGCCAAGGCTGTGCGTGAGCTCGGACTCCAGTGCACCGGCTTCAGACCCCGGTAGATGTGGCCCTTGAGCACCATCTCGCCAAACACCCGAATCTGAGCTGACTCGTATTCCTTTTGCAGGGTCAGATAGGGCTGCTCCCAGTCCGCCCAGATGCCCCAGCGCTGGAAGCCTTTCATCTGGCCATCCACCTGTTTGCGGGCGTAGGCGGCGGCTTTTTTACGCAGCTTGATCGGTGTCAGCGCCTTGCGCTGCTCCTGATCCATCGACTGCAGCACCTTCAGTTCGATCGGCAGGCCGTGGCAGTCCCAGCCCGGCACATAGCGCACCTGCCGCCCGTTCAACACCTGAAATTTGTTGATGACGTCCTTCAACACCTTGTTGAGGGCATGCCCCATGTGCAGAGCACCGTTGGCGTAGGGCGGGCCGTCATGGAGGGTGAAGGTCGGGCCACTGTTGTTCAGGCCGAGCTTGCCGTCGATGCCCTGGTCCTTCCAAAAGGCCTGCAGTTCAGGTTCGCGTTGGACGGCATTGGCGCGCATGCCGAATCCCGTCTGCAGCAGGTTGAGCGTGTGTTTGTAGGAGGGACGTTCCTCAGCGGCGGCGTCGCGCGTCTCCTTGCTCACGGGGTCCCTGCTCTGGCCTCGGGATTATCAGTCTTCGCCCTCTGGTGATGTGACCTCGGCTGCTTCGGTGGCTGCTTCGGTTGACGCGGTCTCGCTTGCGTCAGTGGTTTCAGGGGACTCGGGACGCACCCATTTTTTGCCCGTCACCCCTGATTTACCGGCCGGTTTGAGTTGTTTGGCGATGCCGCTGATGCCTTCGCCCACCCGGCCTGTGGTGATCAAAAGTTGTTGAAAGCTGGTGCGCCAATGATCCAGCGAGGTGAACCGCTGCTGCTCGGTTTCGCTGAGGCTGTTCCAGCGGGCCTGTCCGACCTCGGAGCCCAAGCGTGCGATCAACAGGCCTGCGCAGAGAACGGCAAGCATCGGCGCTCCCCGCAGCCGGTCTGTGCTGGTGACCAGAACGAGACCCAGCAGCAACACCACCGCGCCCCAAACACCATCGCGGGGGCGGCTGAGTTCAACGGCCAGAAGGGGAAGCAACAGGAGTGCCAGGCCGAGCAGGAGGCAGAGATCGCCGCTGAGGGTCGCAAGCATCCGTGGTGTGACGGTGTGCTCCCATTCTGGTGCGATCTCTAAAGTCAGGGCGATGCCCACCTGGCGGAATTGGTAGACGCGCTGGTTTTAGGTACCAGTGGCTTTGGTCGTGGGGGTTCAAGTCCCCCGGTGGGCATTCCTTTCTCTACCGTGGTTCGGGATCGTTACAGACTTGTTGCCTGACCTCCGGATGCATCAGAGCACTGCTCAACAAAAGCAGCCTCGTCCGGTTGGAGTGGGCTACCGCTCGGTTCCGCGTGAATTCGTCGACCCGCCGGCCTTCTGGAACCCCACCGTCGGGCTCTTCCTTGGTGGTTATGCCCTGGCGGTTCTGACCATCTGGGGCTGGTTTGTGGCGGCTCTGCCCCTGCCGGTGCTGCTCTGTACGGGCTTCTTAGCACTGCACCTGGAAGGGACGGTGATCCATGACGCCTGCCACAACGCGGCCCATCCCAATCGATGGATCAATCAGGCCATGGGCCATGGCTCGGCGTTGTTGCTCGGCTTCAGCTTTCCCGTCTTCACGCGGGTGCATCTGGAGCATCACGCCCATGTGAATGACCCGAAGAACGACCCTGATCACATCGTGAGCACCTTCGGGCCGCTCTGGCTGATCGCTCCGAGATTTTTCTACCACGAGTGGTTTTTCTTCCAGCGTCGCCTCTGGCGCCGCTGGGAGTTGATGCAGTGGGGGCTGGAGCGCAGCATTTTTGTGGTGATCGTTCTGGCAGCGGCGCGCTTTGACTTCCTGCCGTTCATCTTCAACTGCTGGTTTGCTCCTGCCCTAATGGTCGGCGTGACGCTGGGTTTGTTCTTCGACTACCTCCCGCATCGGCCGTTCACCTCCCGCAACCGCTGGACGAATGCCCGGATCTACCCCGGCAAGCTGATGAACTGGCTGATCATGGGGCAGAACTATCACCTGGTTCATCACCTCTGGCCATCTATTCCCTGGTTCGAATACAAACCGGCCTATGAGGCCACCAAGCCTCTGCTCGATTCCAAGGGATCTCCCCAACGTTTGGGAATTTTTGAGACCCGCCGGGATGGGTACAACTTCCTCTACGACATCCTTGTGGGAGTTCGCAGCCACAAGCGCCGCAGCGGAAAGATGAGGCGCGCAGCCCGGTTCATGCCGGGACGGGGGCTGCGCCGCCACTGGCTCGGTTTTGTTGACCGCATTGCAATCAAAACCGAGCCGAAGCGTTGGGTGTCCCGCTAAGTCGTGTTCAGTCGGCCAGGATTTTCGGAACCCGGAAGAAGTCTCCCTCCCTTTGGGGTGCCTGGTTAAGGATGTCATCCCGAACGGGGGTCGGTTGAACTCCATCAGCCCGGGTGACGTTGGTCACCTCCACGGCTCGGGTGGTTTCCGGAACGCCTTCAGTGTCCACCTGCTGAAGCTGACCCACGTATTCGAGGATGGACTCGAGCTGACCGGTGTAGGTCGCAATTTTGTCCTCGGGCAGATCAAGACGGGCGAGCTGGGCCACCTTGCGGACGTCGTCGCTGGAAATCTGGCTCATGACTCGCCGAGGAACGTGCGCAGATCCTCGCTCAACGCGGTGGCGGCTGTCTCCAGCAATGCGTCTCCATGCTGCGCGGTGGCAAGGGAAGGGTGGGACCCCATGCGTCCATCGGGATGACGGCGACGGAAGTCATCTGGTCCATGAATGGGGCCTGCCGGTGCGGGGTCGGGCAGCGGTCGCTGCTTGCTCTGCAGGCTGGGCTCCACAGCGAGGGTGACAGCGATTTCGCTGGGCGTGGCGTGATGGCCTTCTTTGTCGCCATACAGATCGCGTGCCTGGCGCATCACGGGGCCCGCCATGAACCAGTTGGCCAGGCGACAACGCAGCTGTGGGGCAACGGGAAGATTGCGGGTGGTGGCGGTGCCGTGGGCCTGGGCAAAGGCGGCTTTGGCCGTCGCGATGTTGCCACCGTGGCCATTGATCACGAACACCCGTTCGAAGCCATGCCGCCCCAGGGACAACACCAGATCGTGCAGCACCGCCAGAAGCGTTGCTGGCTGCAAGCTCATCGTTCCCGCGAAACCAAGGTGGTGCTCCGCCATGCCAAAGGCCTGGGCTGGGGTGACCAAAACCCCGGTGCGCCGTCCCACCTCAAGGGCCACCGCTTCTGCGGTGAGGGCGTCGGTACCGATGGCGCCCGTGGGTCCGTGCTGCTCGGTGGATCCCAGCGGAATGATCACCCCCTTGCAGCTTTGCAGGTAGCTCTCCACCTCAGGCCAACTGCGCAGGGCGAGGCGGATGGCATCCGTGCTGTCGACAGGACCGGGAGTTGCAGCGGTCATTCAGGCTGAGCCAATGCCCTGATGATCGCTCAATCCCAGCCGATCAGTGGGCGGTGCCGTTGCCGTCGTACTGATCGGTGTTGTAGTAACCGCCGCGGGTTCCGAAGAACAGGCAGGCCAAGGGGAACAGCACGATGCTGGCGAGAAGCACAGTTCCGAGGTTGAAGCTGGAGGTGGCTGCGTCCATCACCTGGCCTGAACTGGCCTCAGTTTGGTGTGGATGCGCCGTTAATGCATCGATGACGTGGCTTCTGTTGTGACTTCGCCTCCTTCCTCAGGCATGTCCAGCCACTCCCTCAGCCATCCCGTGAGCCAGATGAAGGGAAGCGTGTCGGTTAACGCCGCCAGCAGCTTGAACAGATAACCGCTGCCGATGAAGCTGATCAGCTGAGGCAGCACGGACCGTTCCGGCTGCACAGGAAGGACATGGGCGCCGTAATGGCTGATCAGCACCACTGCACTGGTGTCCACCAACTGGCTCACCAGGGTGGAGCCGTTGTTGCGCAGCCAGAGCGCTTTGCCTTTGGTGAGCTGTTTCCAGAAATGGAACAGCCGCACGTCCACGAACTGCGCCGTGAGATAGGCCACCATCGAGGCTCCGACCGAACCGAAACTGAGCTGCTGAATCGTGCGAAAGGTGCTGTCATCACTGCCGCTCATGCTCGGCAGCACGCCCCCCAGCCAGAGGATCAGCAGCACCCAGCCGTTGAGCAGCAGCCCGACCCACACCACCTGATTCGCTTTCTGTTCTCCCCAGATCTCGCTGATCAGATCTGTGCAGAGGAAAGTGATCGGGTAGGGCAGTGCGCCAACGGCCACCACGATTGGCCAGCCGCCAATGCTGCCCAGGTGAAGGAAGCGCGTCAGGCCCAGGATGTTGAGCATGCCCAGGGTCCCGAGAAACAGGCCCGCCAGCACCAGAAACACCCCATCACGCCGTGCCTGGAGGTTGCTGTCCACAGCCTGCAACGTTCAAGCTGGAACAAGCGTGGCCGCCAGCCGGCAGCCTGTCATCGATTTCGTTTCGCTTCCGCTCAACTTTTTTGCCCGTCCGGCTCAGATCGTGGGTCCTGATTTGGTGGGATGCAGGTTGGTGAAGCGCCAAGACGACCGACCCCGTATGTCATGGTGATCGCCGCCGTTCACCGCAAAACGAAACCCTGTTCGGTGAGCCAGGGCATTCTTATGTGTATGTCCGCTGTAGCTGACACCACTAAGTGAAGTGAGCTCTAACTTCAAGAATCTCAGGCTGGGCTTGATGTTTGAGTGGTTGCCATGGGTCGCCCAGTCAACGCCCGATCTACTCAAATAAAAATTCCCGATTTTTTTTAGATCACTCCCCGAGCTACGAAGGGCTAAAAGCAGTGCTTACTTTCTTGGCTGGATCAGTGGGGCTGCCGTAGCCCTGGTGTCAGTAGTGGCAGCCTTTCTTGAAATAACCACCCTCCCCAACGCAACAACAACGGCAGCCTTGAGGTGAGTGTGCGGATTGATGGAAAGGATGCCCTTTATCAAACGGCATCGCCGCCCAAATCTGGAGCGACTACCAGCAAGGCAGCCTTTACCGCTCTCTGATGGCATATCAGCCGCTGGTGGATAGCAAGCAGGTGGGATTGCTGGAGGCGTCTAGGGAGAGGGCAGAGAGCAAACGCCAGGCAGCCGCCATTCACTCCACAAGCTGCTGGAGCGATATGGAAAGCCCATCCGCAACAGAAGCGATGCAGAGGCTTCCCTCTCCTGGTTGAGAGAAGAGCGTGGCTTGAGCGGCTGCGCCATCGCTGGCTTGATGACCCATTACCGCCATTTTTGTTCTCACACGCTCAAGTGAAAGGGGCGGTCGGTGCAGGGCGATGTTCTGAGAGTGGATGCAATCCAAGTGGTGCTTGCTGACCTGCAGAACAATGAGAGTTGGTGTTACTCGCTGTTTCTGCTTTGGCTGAGCAAAGGGCTGAGAAATGCCGAAATCAGGGGTCTGAACTGGGTCTGCATTTGCTGGGGAGAAGGGGAGCTGCTGGTCTGTAAGAGCTTGGGTGTGATGGCTATGCCTCAGCCCATCACAGCTGGGTGACGACCAATACACAGAGAGCGGGTCGCACCACTGAACTCTCAGGTGCTGGAGGTGTTGAGGATGCACAAGGCTGAGATGGAGTAGCTGGGTAACTACGACCCGTATGGGCTGGCGTTTGTTACCGTCACCAGCTGGAGCACATCTACGACCATTTGGTGGGTCGTGTGTGGATTCCGTTGCTTTAGCGTTGTGGATTAAAGCCCCAAAGTCTTTGCGCCCAACGCCATAGCTTCCTGTCTCACGCTTTGGCGATCGGAGACTTAGCAGCGGCAACAGGGCACTCAACCAAGATGCTCTGGATACCTATGCCAAGCCCACATGCAGATTGAAGACGTCAGCCCCAGCTTGTCAAAAAGCCTGATAGGGGAAATAAAAAAAGATGTTATTCACTAAGTTTTAAAAGTAGGTGACTAAGGGCTTGATGCATGGTGGTGGACAAGCCAATGAAAACAAGCTCGCATGAAGAATCGATGTTGTTGGATTTGTCTGCAAGTCCTGGCGTATCAGCAAATCCATATAAAGTGAACCTATAAAACCTGCAACTCACATAAATAACTGACGCTTGCAGCGCTTATTCGGAGGATTGAGAGGCAACGACTGCGAGCGATGCAACAGAAGAGATGAGCTGGATGCTGAGGTATTGGCGTCAATGTCTATGCGTGGGAAGAAGGGTTAAAAACTCAAATGAAATCCATACAACAAGAATGCCGTCAACAAGCAAGCCTAGAGGTGGCAACGGAATGTCAAATGTCATATCCACGACCGGCCCCACAGCATCAGCTCCTGGTGGATCATCAGCTTTCACTGCCGAGACCGCTACGCCAAGGAAGATGAGTTGGTGCGGAATGTTGCCGATCTCAAGCGGAAACGCCATCGCATTATCTCCAAGATCTGTGACAAAAGGCATCAAGGGTGCTTGTAAATACTCTATCTACGAATGGTTTCTCCACGAACTTGCCCGCCAGGGCACGGGTCAGTTTCACACGCGCCTAGTCAAGGAAAAGTTGCCAGATAGCGTGTATGCCCAAGATGGGGTGGAAGCCTTGTTTTATAAGCGATTGCTCCATATGTAGAATTTGTCTAAATAGAAATCTATTAAGACTCAACTCATCAACTAACAGGATGATGACTGCAGAAGCATCAGCATCTACTTAGAAAAATAGATCAGACTGGAGCTCATTGCTTTTGATTCGTTCGATAGCGACTCATCGCCCAATATCAAATGAAAAGAAACCAAATTGCCATCACACACTCAAAATGTGGCGTTCAACGGATCCAACAGGTATTGCTCCACTTGAAGAGAAGCTGTTGCTTGGGTGTCTCAGGATTCTGCGGCGAAGCGATTGCTGAGAAGCTTGAGCGATTGAAGGCATTCAAATGAAGACTATTTCCATTCGGCTGCATGATGTGCAGCGGAAGGGTGTCAAACTGAGACAGCCTGTTGAATATATATTGTTGAGCTAATTGCGTTAATTGCAAATAGTTTTGACGAAGATTGATTATGCTCGTTGGCTTGCGTCTTTTATTTGATGGCTCTTAATATCCCGCTTACCCATATGTTGTCTATCCATCTCTGCTCTACTAGCTCAAACCTTCCGTGGAATCCGTAGCCAATTGTTTTTGCCCAGTTGTTTGGCTCGCAAAAGTAAAGCGGAATTGTGTCTTCGGTCATTATATTGATATGAGTGGGGTCTTGAAATGCCTGCTTGGATGGAAAGGTTGGAGTTGCGTGAAGGAAAAGACCGCTTGGTTTTAGAACTCTGTGAATTTCGTTCATGAGCTCTACAAAAGCTAGCCTGCTTTTTCCGCTTGCCCACGAAATTCTTGGTATGTGTTCTAGGAAGTCAAATGCGGTGCAGAAGTCAAAAAAATTGCTGTCATATGGGATCTCCTCTGCTGAAAGG comes from the Synechococcus sp. A15-62 genome and includes:
- a CDS encoding Ycf66 family protein; amino-acid sequence: MLATLSGDLCLLLGLALLLLPLLAVELSRPRDGVWGAVVLLLGLVLVTSTDRLRGAPMLAVLCAGLLIARLGSEVGQARWNSLSETEQQRFTSLDHWRTSFQQLLITTGRVGEGISGIAKQLKPAGKSGVTGKKWVRPESPETTDASETASTEAATEAAEVTSPEGED
- the crtR gene encoding beta-carotene hydroxylase, whose protein sequence is MHQSTAQQKQPRPVGVGYRSVPREFVDPPAFWNPTVGLFLGGYALAVLTIWGWFVAALPLPVLLCTGFLALHLEGTVIHDACHNAAHPNRWINQAMGHGSALLLGFSFPVFTRVHLEHHAHVNDPKNDPDHIVSTFGPLWLIAPRFFYHEWFFFQRRLWRRWELMQWGLERSIFVVIVLAAARFDFLPFIFNCWFAPALMVGVTLGLFFDYLPHRPFTSRNRWTNARIYPGKLMNWLIMGQNYHLVHHLWPSIPWFEYKPAYEATKPLLDSKGSPQRLGIFETRRDGYNFLYDILVGVRSHKRRSGKMRRAARFMPGRGLRRHWLGFVDRIAIKTEPKRWVSR
- the gatC gene encoding Asp-tRNA(Asn)/Glu-tRNA(Gln) amidotransferase subunit GatC, which codes for MSQISSDDVRKVAQLARLDLPEDKIATYTGQLESILEYVGQLQQVDTEGVPETTRAVEVTNVTRADGVQPTPVRDDILNQAPQREGDFFRVPKILAD
- a CDS encoding creatininase family protein, whose protein sequence is MTAATPGPVDSTDAIRLALRSWPEVESYLQSCKGVIIPLGSTEQHGPTGAIGTDALTAEAVALEVGRRTGVLVTPAQAFGMAEHHLGFAGTMSLQPATLLAVLHDLVLSLGRHGFERVFVINGHGGNIATAKAAFAQAHGTATTRNLPVAPQLRCRLANWFMAGPVMRQARDLYGDKEGHHATPSEIAVTLAVEPSLQSKQRPLPDPAPAGPIHGPDDFRRRHPDGRMGSHPSLATAQHGDALLETAATALSEDLRTFLGES
- a CDS encoding queuosine precursor transporter; the protein is MDSNLQARRDGVFLVLAGLFLGTLGMLNILGLTRFLHLGSIGGWPIVVAVGALPYPITFLCTDLISEIWGEQKANQVVWVGLLLNGWVLLILWLGGVLPSMSGSDDSTFRTIQQLSFGSVGASMVAYLTAQFVDVRLFHFWKQLTKGKALWLRNNGSTLVSQLVDTSAVVLISHYGAHVLPVQPERSVLPQLISFIGSGYLFKLLAALTDTLPFIWLTGWLREWLDMPEEGGEVTTEATSSMH
- a CDS encoding class I SAM-dependent methyltransferase, coding for MKMNIKEKVKHFLKSFIPASARKPAKRTLFAAREILLLPSTAKSLIDQSQNLRKHYPPIQSAEALANKHTPELTSTTKTLDLGCGTSVRNPFGANEIFGVDIRNDLSHNIKRADLSAEEIPYDSNFFDFCTAFDFLEHIPRISWASGKSRLAFVELMNEIHRVLKPSGLFLHATPTFPSKQAFQDPTHINIMTEDTIPLYFCEPNNWAKTIGYGFHGRFELVEQRWIDNIWVSGILRAIK